Proteins encoded by one window of Xiphias gladius isolate SHS-SW01 ecotype Sanya breed wild chromosome 15, ASM1685928v1, whole genome shotgun sequence:
- the helt gene encoding hairy and enhancer of split-related protein helt: MASKMKDRKRTPISHKVIEKRRRDRINRCLNELGKTVPMALAKQNSGKLEKAEILEMTVQYLRALHSADFPRGREKGELLAEFANYFHYGYHECMKNLVHYLTTEDRAETKDIKYARILAFLQSKSRVVTEPVFGSVGSLPEPTDYLGQLHSSPEHQSHSPSDAVYQQSPPGHFSWHSSTRSPGISYPTVPLSAHTQQHGGYLSPVQGLDHHYFNFLGHTHANTFSLHSAQHAM; the protein is encoded by the exons ATGGCATCTAAGATGAAAGACAGGAAG AGAACTCCCATCTCTCACAAAGTCATCGAGAAACGAAGACGGGACCGAATCAACCGCTGCCTAAACGAACTAGGGAAAACAGTACCGATGGCACTGGCAAAACAG AACTCTGGAAAACTGGAGAAGGCTGAAATCTTAGAAATGACAGTCCAGTACCTGCGAGCGCTCCACTCAGCGGATTTCCCccgagggagagaaaaag GTGAACTTCTTGCCGAGTTTGCAAACTACTTCCACTACGGATACCACGAGTGTATGAAGAATCTGGTGCACTACCTGACCACAGAGGACAGAGCCGAGACCAAAGACATCAAGTACGCACGGATCCTTGCCTTCTTACAGTCCAAGTCCCGGGTGGTCACCGAGCCTGTGTTCGGCTCTGTCGGCTCGTTGCCAGAACCAACTGACTACCTAGGCCAGCTGCACTCCTCGCCGGAGCACCAAAGCCACAGTCCATCCGACGCGGTGTACCAGCAGAGTCCGCCGGGACACTTCTCCTGGCACAGCTCGACCCGCAGCCCGGGCATCTCGTACCCAACGGTCCCGCTCTCTGCGCACACGCAACAGCACGGTGGTTACTTGTCACCGGTGCAGGGACTCGATCACCACTATTTCAACTTCCTCGGtcacacgcacgcaaacacattCAGTTTGCACAGTGCGCAACACGCCATGTAA